A region of Lates calcarifer isolate ASB-BC8 unplaced genomic scaffold, TLL_Latcal_v3 _unitig_183_quiver_1422, whole genome shotgun sequence DNA encodes the following proteins:
- the LOC108890944 gene encoding NAD kinase codes for MCTVMKFNQCVLQDTPGSHGDNKVWKWHIQDPASQRLTWNKPPKSVLVIKKIRDASLLQPFKELCVFLTEVKNMIVYVEKKVLEDPAISGDENFGAITKKFCTFREDLDDISNRVDFIICLGGDGTLLYASSLFQESVPPVMAFHLGSLGFLTPFKFDTYQSQVTQIIEGNAAIVLRSRLKVRVLKENWEKKARVDEKGIILTNGDVESSSKAMQYQVLNEVVVDRGPSSYLSNVDLFLDGHLITTVQGDGVIVSTPTGSTAYAVAAGASMIHPNVPAIMITPICPHSLSFRPIVVPAGVELKIMLSRDARNTAWVSFDGRKRQEICHGDSITITTSCFPVPSICFRDPVNDWFESLAQCLHWNVRKKQNYLSSEDEEF; via the exons gCACATTCAGGACCCCGCCAGCCAGAGACTGACGTGGAACAAGCCGCCAAAAAGTGTCCTTGTCATCAAGAAGATTCGAGATGCCAGTCTGCTTCAGCCTTTCAAAGAGCTTTGCGTATTCCTCACCGAG gtGAAAAACATGATTGTTTATGTGGAAAAGAAAGTTCTGGAGGACCCAGCCATTTCAGGAGATGAAAACTTTGGGGCCATTACCAAGAAATTCTGTACTTTCAGAGAAG ATCTTGATGACATCTCAAACCGTGTGGACTTCATCATCTGTCTTGGTGGAGATGGGACTTTGCTGTATGCATCTTCGCTCTTCCAG GAGAGTGTTCCACCAGTTATGGCCTTCCACCTGGGCTCCCTGGGCTTCCTGACACCTTTTAAATTTGACACCTATCAGTCTCAGGTCACCCAAATTATTGAAG GTAATGCTGCCATCGTTCTGCGAAGTCGCTTGAAAGTCCGAGTTCTTAAAGAGAACTGGGAAAAGAAGGCCAGAGTGGACGAGAAGGGGATCATCCTGACCAACGGGGACGTCGAAAGTAGCAGCAAAGCCATGCAGTATCAG gttcTGAACGAGGTGGTGGTGGACAGAGGACCCTCCTCCTATCTCTCCAATGTGGACCTGTTCCTGGATGGACACCTCATCACCACAGTGCAGGGAGACG GTGTGATTGTATCTACACCTACAGGAAGTACAGCGTACGCTGTGGCTGCAGGAGCTTCCATGATCCATCCCAACGTCCCCGCCATCATGATCACCCCCATCTGCCCTCACTCGCTCTCCTTCAGACCCATCGTGGTGCCTGCCGGGGTGGAGCTCAAG ATAATGCTGTCACGTGACGCCAGAAACACGGCCTGGGTGTCATTTGATggaagaaagagacaagagatCTGCCATGGAGACAG TATTACCATCACCACTTCCTGCTTCCCTGTTCCCTCCATCTGTTTCCGTGACCCGGTCAACGACTGGTTCGAGAGCCTGGCCCAGTGTTTGCACTGGAACGTCAGGAAGAAGCAGAACTACCTCAGCTCAGAGGACGAGGAGTTCTGA